The genomic interval CCTCGGTATAGAGGGAAATTATTATGGAGAAGTAATGCTTTTTGGGAAAAATATTAAGGAAGATTCAATTGAATATAAGCGGAAAATTGGTTATGTACCTGAAATAGCAGAGGTATACGATAATCTGACTGCGTATGAGTATGTTACCTTTATCGGTCAGCTATATGGAATGAGTGCTGATTTTGTTGATTATAAGGCAAAAAGATTAATGGAATTGTTTGGAATAGGAGAGGTATATCATTCTCGTATCTCTTCTTATTCAAAAGGGATGCGTCAAAAGCTATTAATTATTTCAAGTGTTTTGCATAATCCAGATATTCTTTTTCTAGATGAGCCAATCAATGGACTTGATGCGAATAGCGTGATGGTGTTTAAGGAAATTCTTGCTCAGTTTGCATCAAGTGGAAAAACAATATTTTATTCTTCACACATAATGGACGTAGTAGAAAAAATAAGCAGTCGGATTATTTTATTGAACGATGGAAAGATTATGGTAGATGGAAGCTTCAAAGAATTACAAACGCAAAATGAACAGGGAAGCTTGGAAGGAATCTTTAATCAACTAACCGGCTTTAACAATCATAAAGAAATTGGTGAATCTTTTGTATCTATTGTGCAAGAGGTGCAGTCATGAAGGACTTTACTATTTTAAAATTTATTGATCATTTTAAAGGATTATTTTGGAAGATAGGCATCGATTATCCCGTGTTAAGAACGATCTTACAAGTGAAATTGACAATGGACCAACGGAAGCTTCCCACTGTTTTCTCACAGGCTAATCAAAAAAAAGAAAAGAAAGAAGATAAATACGCCTATATAAAATCGTTATGGCTGTATGCTTTTATGGGGTTAATTCTAATTCCATTAATGGCTTTCGGCGATAATTATTTATTTCAAATGAGCGTTTCCTTTGGAATTATATTATTTCTCATCATGACCTCGATGATTTCCGATTTTTCTGGTGTTTTATTAGATATTCGGGATAAACATATTTTACATACGAAACCAATTAATAGGCGCACCATTAATACAGCAAAAGTATTACATATAATGATTTATCTCTCTCAATTGACGATTGCTATTACACTTATTCCTTTAGTTGTAAGTCTCCTTAAACAAGGAATTATCTTTTTTCTTATGACAGTTGTTTTACTTATTTTAGCAAATTTATTTATTGTTGTTATTACGGCATTGCTATATTTAGCTATCCTTCGATTTTTTGATGGGGAAAAGCTAAAGGATATGATTAATTACGTACAGATTGGTTTGTCTATTGTCATTATGATCGGATATCAGGTTGTCATTCGAAGCTTTGAATTAGTTGATTTAAATATTGTGTATCAAGTGCACTGGTGGCATGTTTTCTTTGTTCCAATGTGGTTTGCAGCACCATATGAGTGGATATTGAATGGCAATATTGAGACGATGATTATTCTGCTTGCTGCTCTTGCGATTATTTTACCGATTGTTGCAATTATCATTTATGGAAAGCTAATTCCTAGCTTTGAGAAAAATTTAGAAAAGTTAACTAGCCAAAGTAAAGCGAAAAAGAGCAAAGTCTCAAAACTGGGAGAAATACTAATCACGCTTTTTATTCGTAGCCGGGAAGAAAAAGCATTCTATCATTTTACTGGGCAAATGATTAGCCAAGAAAGGGATTTTAAATTAAAGGTATATCCGTCATTAGGTTTTTCAATCGTTATTCCCTTTTTATTTCTTTATAGCGGAACGAATTTGGGTGATATTTCATTTGCAACTAGTTCCTCGTATTTAACGATTTATTTTACGATGATCAATATTCCAACCATTATTTTTATGATGAGGTATTCAGGGAAATTTAAAGGTGCATGGATTTTTACGATTCTTCCAATAGCTGATTTTTCTATGTATTATAAAGGTGCATTAAAAGCGGTAATGATTAAACTATACTTACCAATCTATTTTTTATTAAGCATTGTATTTTTGTTTTTGTTTGGCATTCGGATTATTCCTGATTTGTTAGTGGTCTTTATCTCTGCTTTTCTCTATGCGGTTATTTGCTATCAATTACTAGATAAAGAAGTGCCTTTTTCCATGTCTTTCGATTCAGGAGCGAATCAGCAAAGCTGGAGGTTATTTCTACTGCTGCTTCCACTGCCGATTTTAGCAGGAATTCATTATATCAGTATATCGCTTCCTTTTGGAGTTTATATTTATGGCATATTGCTTTTCTTTATTAATCTTATAGTCTGGAAAAATATGCAAAGAAAAAAAGTATCTATTTAAACCACATTTCCTAAAAGCCTTTTTCTGCAGAGGAATAGGAAGACAATACAAGCGTTACTTGCTTAGAAATAATATAAGAGGAGCGATAACAAAATGGAAGAGGAACAATTAAAAGTATTTGATGAAAACAGAACACCAATAGGAATTGCAGCTCGTAGCGAAATACATAAAAAGGGATTATGGCATGAGACATTTCATTGCTGGATTGTATCGGAGCAGGATGAACAATTGTACCTCTATTTGCAAATTAGAAGTCCTTTAAAAAAGGATTATCCGAATCTTTTAGATATAACGGCTGCTGGACATTTGTTAGCACATGAAGAGGCTAAAGATGGTGTAAGAGAGATGGAAGAAGAAATTGGTATAAGTGTAGAAAGGGATGAGCTAATCTTCTTAGGTGTTTTCCATTATGAAATGAATAATGGAGATATTTTGGACAAGGAATTTGCTCATACTTTTTTATATAAAAGAAATATAGATTTTAAAGATTTTAAATTGCAGGAAGAGGAAGTAGCTGGCATCGTTAAAACCAGATTAGCAGATTTCTATGCATTATGGAAAGGAACAAGTCAAGTAATCGAAGTGAACGGATTTGAAGTGAGTGAAAATGGAGAAAGATTGAAGATTCATCGTATGGTTGGTAGAGATAGCTTTGCACCTCATCCAATTTCTTATTATAATCAGTTGACTCAAGCCTTGAAGGAGAATTTATAAAGAGGAGCAGTTATTTTGGAAACAAAGTAACTGGCGTTAATGTAGCGAGAAAGAGAATTTACATATTAATGGTTATCATCTGTATTAAATATGGGCGATGAAGGAAGTAGGAGAGAAAGTAAATGGTCCATCTCTTAGTTAATTCTTCTCTAAGAAAAGGAGGAAGAGCGGTATGAATAATCGTAAAACCATTTACTTGATTCGCCATTGTGAGGCAAATGGACAAAAAGCTGATGCTGAATTAACCTCAAATGGGAGGAAACAAGCAATTGCGTTAGCTGGTTTGTTGGAAGACAAGGAAATTCAATTTATTTTATCTAGTACGTATTTGCGTGCCTATGAATCTATTAGACCGTTAGCAGAAAGGCTTCGATTAACCATTCATAAAGAAGAAAGGTTAATTGAGAGAAAGCTAAGTGACAAAAATTTGGATGATTGGCTTTTGCTATTAGAAGAATCCTTTACAAATCTAGATATCAGATACGAAGGTGGTGAATCGAGTAGACAAGCGATGGATAGAGGTATCGCTGTTGTAAAAGAATGTCTGCAAAGAAAGGAAACAACATTTGCTATTGTTACACATGGTAATTTGCTTTCTTTAATATGGAAATATTTTGATCAAACAGTAGGTTTTAAGGAATGGAGGGAGCTTGCGAATCCCGATGTTTTTCAAATAGCTTACCAACAAGAGAGTATAAGAATAAATCGAATATGGGGGGAATAAATTTTGGTTGAACAGAAATACTTTCATCGACCATTTGGAGTATATGGAATTCTTGTAGAAAAGGATAGATTGTTAGTTATTCATAAGAAAAGGGGACCTTATGCCAATCGTTTTGATTTGCCGGGAGGGAGTTTAGAACCAGCTGAAAGTCTAGCTATTGCCATGCGGAGAGAGTTTTTAGAAGAAACTGGCGTAAAAATCGAAATCGAGAATCAACTCGGAATGGCTGACTTTATGTTTCCGTGTAAATGGAGAGAATTTACCCATATTCACCATATCGCAGCCTTTTACATGGTTAGAAAAGTTGGGGGAGAAATTTCAGTACCAGAACAATTTGAGGGTCAAGATTCTTTAGGAGCAGAATGGGTTGCTTTAGAGGATATTTCTATTAACAATGCTTCTCCCCTTGTGTTAAAGGCAGTGGAATGGATAAAAACAGGATCAATCGGATTAGAAGTAACATGGTTTGAAGAATGGGAAGTGAAAAAAACCTTCCATATATAAGGGAAAAAAGGAGTGTACATATGATTATTAGAAAAGCCAAGATGGAAGACGCCGAAGAAATTGCGAAAGTGCATGTAGATAGTTGGAGAACTACTTATAAGGGAATTGTTCCCGATTCCTATTTAGAGACACTTCATTATGAGAAACGAGAAGAAATCTGGAGAACCGCTATCCCGACAGGAAATGTCTTTGTTGCAGAAAATGAAGAAGGTAGGATTGTGGGGTTCGCAAATGGTGGAAAGGAAAGAAGTGGTCAATATCCAGGTTACGATGGAGAGCTTTACGCCATCTATCTATTGGAAGCCTATCAAGGAAAAGGAATTGGCAGTACGCTCGTGAAAAAGGTTATTGAGTATTTAAAAGAAAAGGGCATTAATAGCATGATTATTCTTGCATTAGAGGATAATCCAGCCTGTACGTTTTACGAAACGCTTGGTGGAAAAAGAATGGGAACAGAAGAGCTAGAAATAGGTGGCAAGGAGTTTACTGAAGTTGTTTACGGATGGAGATTGGAATAATAGTGTGAAAAGACCTTTTCATGAATTGGAGTGTACTTGAAAATGTTTCTTTTAGCCCACAGTACGACTCCTATGGGAGAGAATTGGCGCGCCCTAGTAAGTCGTGCTGTCGCTTTGGAAAACAGATGCAAATTCCCAAATTAAACAACTTGCCACTATTTATTTTTTCTAAAGGAAGGTTTTATCAAGAAGACAGCTTCTCGACAATCATTCTTTTTCCGGTATTTAAGGTGAATTCAAAGCGGTCCGTTATTTTTTCATTATAGAAAAAATGGTGATTTACACTGCAGAGCCCTTCCTCATTATCAAAAATCATCATATTTACACCATTCTTGCGCTTTTCGTCTTTTAAAAAAGTAAGATGATTATAGCAGTAAATACAATCATAAATAGAGAACTTCATCGAATTTAAAGTAGTTATAAATTGATGAAAGCTATCATCATTTAAATCATCTAATAATTCTTCTAAGGCAAACACAAGATGCTTTCTTATTCGTATAGGATCTTCGTGCTTCAGAAAATGAATAGAGCCAGAGACATTCACTTTGCCATCCTCTAGAAGAATTCCCTTTCTCCAACGATTTAAGGACTGAATCTCAATTTCTTGATGCAAATATTCATCAAGCATGGATGCGTCCTCTGTTTCTTCATCAAAAAAAATCCACTGATTATTTATATATTCTACTGTACCTTTCGTAAAGGCACGTGTTTGAAATTCAATAAGTTTTAATCTATGCTGATTGTTCATTGTAAACCTCCCAAAGATTACACGCTCATAAATTCTTTTTAGACAGATAAACAAAATTTTATAACTAATCTTTCTTTTTCCTTCATTTAAATATTGAAAACGATTAATTTATCCTTTTTGAGTGGATCCTGAGATAAACCTAATATAAACCTGATATGGACAAATAACCATTTTTATTCTGATGCATAGAATACCTCATACTGATTGATTGGTATCTAATCATAAGTTCCACGAAAGAAAGGATGATAATCATGTGTGGAATAACAGGTTGGGTTGATTACAAAAAAGATTTAAGAAACGAGTCGGTAATTTTATCCGCTATGGCAGAAACATTGGCAAAAAGAGGACCTGATGATACAAATATTTGGACTGCGTTACATGCTGGGTTCGGGCATAAACGATTAGTGGTAGTTGATCCGTTAAATGGTATTCAACCAATGACAAAAGAAAAACAAGGATTTCATTACACTATTTGCTACAATGGTGAATTGTATAATACAGAAGACATAAGAAAAGAATTACTAATAAAAGGATATTCATTCCAAGGTCATTCTGATACAGAAGTTTTACTAACTTCCTATATAGAGTGGGGAGAAGAATGTCTGCAGTACTTAAATGGGATATTTGCCTTTGCTGTTTGGGATGAAAAGCGAAATTCTTTATTTATTGGAAGAGATCGTTTAGGAGTAAAACCACTATTTTACGCTGAAGTGGGATCTAGCTTTATCTTTGGCTCTGAATTGAAAGCATTGCTTGCTCATCCAAATGTGAAGTCAGAGTTGGATAGAGAAGGGTTAGCAGAAGTATTTGCGCTTGGACCTTCTCATACACCAGGGAGCGGTATCTTTAAAGGGATTAAAGAGCTTCGACCAGGGCATGCATTAAAGTTTACACAGGATGGCTTGAAAGTATGGCGTTATTGGAATGTGAAAAGTGAAGAACATACAGATACATTTGATGAAACGGTTGAAAAAGTTCGATTCCTTTTTAAAGATGCGGTTACTAGACAATTAGTATCAGATGTACCATTAAGTACTTTTCTGTCAGGTGGAGTGGATTCTAGTGCCATTACAGCCATTGCATCTATGGACTATGCGAAAAATGGGAAAGGGCCGCTTCACACCTATTCCATTGATTATGAAGGCAATGATAAATTCTTTAAAGCAAATGAGTTCCAACCGAATTCTGATGGTGTTTATATAAAAAAAATGACAGATACGTTTGGAACTATTCACCATAATTGTGTTATCACCCAAGAGACGTTAGCAGACTTTTTGCATGAGGCAGTAACGGTAAGGGATGTTCCTGGTATGGCTGATGTTGATTCCTCCCTTTTATGGTTCTGTCGAGAAATAAAGAAGGATTTTGTCGTTAGTTTATCTGGGGAATGTGCAGATGAAATCTTTGGTGGCTATCC from Niallia sp. FSL W8-0635 carries:
- a CDS encoding ABC transporter ATP-binding protein, translated to MIDEEIVTIKNLRKNYGAKEVLKGVDLHVYRGEIIGYIGPNGAGKSTTVKIILGIEGNYYGEVMLFGKNIKEDSIEYKRKIGYVPEIAEVYDNLTAYEYVTFIGQLYGMSADFVDYKAKRLMELFGIGEVYHSRISSYSKGMRQKLLIISSVLHNPDILFLDEPINGLDANSVMVFKEILAQFASSGKTIFYSSHIMDVVEKISSRIILLNDGKIMVDGSFKELQTQNEQGSLEGIFNQLTGFNNHKEIGESFVSIVQEVQS
- a CDS encoding NUDIX hydrolase — translated: MEEEQLKVFDENRTPIGIAARSEIHKKGLWHETFHCWIVSEQDEQLYLYLQIRSPLKKDYPNLLDITAAGHLLAHEEAKDGVREMEEEIGISVERDELIFLGVFHYEMNNGDILDKEFAHTFLYKRNIDFKDFKLQEEEVAGIVKTRLADFYALWKGTSQVIEVNGFEVSENGERLKIHRMVGRDSFAPHPISYYNQLTQALKENL
- a CDS encoding histidine phosphatase family protein, which gives rise to MNNRKTIYLIRHCEANGQKADAELTSNGRKQAIALAGLLEDKEIQFILSSTYLRAYESIRPLAERLRLTIHKEERLIERKLSDKNLDDWLLLLEESFTNLDIRYEGGESSRQAMDRGIAVVKECLQRKETTFAIVTHGNLLSLIWKYFDQTVGFKEWRELANPDVFQIAYQQESIRINRIWGE
- a CDS encoding NUDIX hydrolase, producing MVEQKYFHRPFGVYGILVEKDRLLVIHKKRGPYANRFDLPGGSLEPAESLAIAMRREFLEETGVKIEIENQLGMADFMFPCKWREFTHIHHIAAFYMVRKVGGEISVPEQFEGQDSLGAEWVALEDISINNASPLVLKAVEWIKTGSIGLEVTWFEEWEVKKTFHI
- a CDS encoding GNAT family N-acetyltransferase; this translates as MIIRKAKMEDAEEIAKVHVDSWRTTYKGIVPDSYLETLHYEKREEIWRTAIPTGNVFVAENEEGRIVGFANGGKERSGQYPGYDGELYAIYLLEAYQGKGIGSTLVKKVIEYLKEKGINSMIILALEDNPACTFYETLGGKRMGTEELEIGGKEFTEVVYGWRLE
- a CDS encoding DUF2777 domain-containing protein, producing MNNQHRLKLIEFQTRAFTKGTVEYINNQWIFFDEETEDASMLDEYLHQEIEIQSLNRWRKGILLEDGKVNVSGSIHFLKHEDPIRIRKHLVFALEELLDDLNDDSFHQFITTLNSMKFSIYDCIYCYNHLTFLKDEKRKNGVNMMIFDNEEGLCSVNHHFFYNEKITDRFEFTLNTGKRMIVEKLSS
- the asnB gene encoding asparagine synthase (glutamine-hydrolyzing) encodes the protein MCGITGWVDYKKDLRNESVILSAMAETLAKRGPDDTNIWTALHAGFGHKRLVVVDPLNGIQPMTKEKQGFHYTICYNGELYNTEDIRKELLIKGYSFQGHSDTEVLLTSYIEWGEECLQYLNGIFAFAVWDEKRNSLFIGRDRLGVKPLFYAEVGSSFIFGSELKALLAHPNVKSELDREGLAEVFALGPSHTPGSGIFKGIKELRPGHALKFTQDGLKVWRYWNVKSEEHTDTFDETVEKVRFLFKDAVTRQLVSDVPLSTFLSGGVDSSAITAIASMDYAKNGKGPLHTYSIDYEGNDKFFKANEFQPNSDGVYIKKMTDTFGTIHHNCVITQETLADFLHEAVTVRDVPGMADVDSSLLWFCREIKKDFVVSLSGECADEIFGGYPWFRREADLQRGGFPWMRSIQERQNLLKDSWSNKLQLEDYMMDKYNQTIAETPKLAGESKEDAKRRELFYLNQLWFMTTLLERKDRMSMGASLEVRVPFADHRLVEYVWNVPWEMKNYMGREKGLLRKALEGILPDEVLYRKKSPYPKTHNPIYTKTVTDMLKTALTDKSSALYEFFDKERLSEIIETEGSAFKEPWFGQLMTGPQLLAHLVQIHYWFKDYNINIVE